A segment of the Amia ocellicauda isolate fAmiCal2 chromosome 5, fAmiCal2.hap1, whole genome shotgun sequence genome:
AGCTCAGACAGCCGCTGCTGGAAGGACGACCACAGACAGGGCTCCCCCACCTGCTGCAGGTACGCCTGGGgacgggagagggagagagtctgAGTAGTCAAGGAGTAGAGTGTGAGTAGTGCAGAgcacagtgctgtacagtgtgtgtattgtTATGGAATGTGTGTAGTACAGTGTTTGCAGTGGAGTGCAGTGTTTGTAGTACATTGTTCAGTGCAGTATCGTGTTGTAGAGTGTttatagtacagcacagtgcagtatagtgtggTATAGTGTTGATAGTACAGTGTTTACAGTACAATGTAGTGTAGTACAATGCTTACAGCTGACAATGTTTATAGTACCGTGCAGTGGGCGTCAGTACCTGAGCGAGCTGTGCCAGGCGGGTGTAGGCATCTGCAGAGCTGGAATTTCCCATGATGGCACAGACCTGGGCGATGCTCAGCGGCACCCCTTGCCCGTCGTACTGCGCCGCGCCCATGGCAATGCCTGCCAGGCTGGACAGCAGCTCGCGACGGTCAGCGGGGTCGGACAGCGCCGTGCAGCTCTGGAAATCCGTGGCCACCGAGGACAGGCGGCCGGAGCGCAGAGCCGAGTCCAGCACTGAGAAAGCCTGTCTCACCGccaacacacactgagagacagagagacggggagagagagaggggaagggagagGGGGAAATATGGATATTCACAGACACATacggacagacagactcacacaGGTGGACAGACAGATGGACGAACGGTCTCACCTGGTCAGATCCTCCCACCACAGGGTTGCTGAGGCTCTTGGCCACAACCTGAAAAAAACAACGGCGCTGTGTCAGAGAAAAGGTGTTGTGAGCCCTCCtgcgtgtctcagtgtgtttcaCTGTGTGTCCGTGTATCAAGATCtcagtgtgtgtcggtgtctgtcagggtgtctttgtgtgtctgtgtgttttagcACTGCCTCCCCAGTAATACCTTGTTGTACTCAGTGAAGTTCagctgggctttgactggggcTGAGGAGGCCACAGCACCGTAGATTAGGTGAGGGAACTGGAGCACAGACAGCAGAGAGATATTAACACAGCGCAGAGCAGGACAAtacagagcagtgcagtgctgtcagtgtgccattgagtcagtgtgcaggtgtCAGTACCTTGCCCCTCAGCCACGCGGACAGGCTGCCAGCGTAGGATCCCCCGAAGCTGATCCAGGTGTTTCTGGAAGTCAGACCATAGAGCATGCAGATGTACTGCTGGAACAACATCAGGTCATAcagactgagacagagagagagagagagagagagagagagagggggagggggaggggggagatgcaaaaaaggtaattttagtttcctctctgtctctctcccccctccctctctctgcctttaAATATCTGTTTACAATCTATGTATTAAACCTCATCTATGCCTTACCCTCTCTCctgcccctccctccctccacctgttcctctccctccctctctccctccctttccctccccatcACTCTCACGCCTGCTGGCTGCTCAGTTGTGATAGCCGCTCAGTGTCCAGTTGGTCGTTATCCAGGGTGGAGGCAGCGCTCTGGCCATAATATCGGTGCTCCAGAGAGACCAGCAGGGCACTGTGCTGAGCTGCCATGGACACATGGTGACctggacaaacacacacacagagggacacagtgaGACTAACTGActtacacactgactgactgacagactgatatacagactgactgacagacagacctgCCAGAACGCTGTACTCTGAGAGGGTGCCCTCCCCCCCGATGTAAAGGAACACTGGGCCACCAGAGCGGTGCCAGAACTCAAGGTTCACAAAATacctctgagagagagagagagagggagagagggttaTGGTACAGTGTGGTCAAGGTGTGTgaactgtattatactgtactgtgctgtagtgtagtgtagtgtaggtgtatactgtactgtactgtactgtagtgtaggtgtatactgtactgtgctgtagtgtagtgtagtgtaggtgtatacggtactgtgctgtagtgtagtgtaggtgtatactgtactgtgctgtagtgtaggtgtatactgtactgtgctgtagtgtagtgtaggtgtatactgtactgtgctgtagtgtagtgtaggtgtatactgtactgtactgtgctgtagtgtagtgtaggtgtatacggtactgtgctgtagtgcagtgtaggtgtatactgtactgtgctgtagtgtagtgtagtgtaggtgtatactgtactgtgctgtagtgtagtgtaggtgtatactgtactgtgctgtagtgtagtgtaggtgtatactgtactgtactgtgctgtagtgtagtgtaggtgtatactgtactgtgctgtagtgtaggtgtatactgtactgtgctgtagtgcagtgtaggtgTATAcggtactgtgctgtagtgtagtgtaggtgtatactgtactgtgctgtagtgtaggtgtatacggtactgtgctgtagtgtagtgtaggtgtatactgtactgtgctgtagtgtagtgtaggtgtatactgtactgtgctgtagtgtagtgtaggtgtatactgtactgtactgtgctgtagtgtagtgtaggtgtatacggtactgtgctgtagtgcagtgtagtgtaggtgtatactgtactgtactgtgctgtagtgcagtgtagtgtaggtgtatactgtactgtactgtgctgtagtgtagtgtaggtgtatactgtactgtactgtgctgtagtgtagtgtagtgtaggtgtatactgtactgtgctgtagtgcagtgtaggtgTATAcggtactgtgctgtagtgtagtgtaggtgtatactgtattgtgctgtagtgtaggtGTATACGGTACtttgctgtagtgtagtgtaggtgtatacggtactgtgctgtagtgtagtgtaggtgtatactgtactgtgctgtagtgtagtgtaggtgtatactgtactgtactgtgctgtagtgtagtgtaggtgtatacggtactgtgctgtagtgcagtgtaggtgtatactgtactgtgctgtagtgtagtgtagtgtaggtgtatactgtactgtgctgtagtgtagtgtaggtgtatactgtactgtgctgtagtgtagtgtaggtgtatactgtactgtactgtgctgtagtgtagtgtaggtgtatactgtactgtgctgtagtgtagtgtaggtgtatactgtactgtgctgtagtgcagtgtaggtgTATAcggtactgtgctgtagtgtagtgtaggtgtatactgtactgtgctgtagtgtaggtgtatacggtactgtgctgtagtgtagtgtaggtgtatactgtactgtgctgtagtgtagtgtaggtgtatactgtactgtgctgtagtgtagtgtaggtgtatactgtactgtactgtgctgtagtgtagtgtaggtgtatacggtactgtgctgtagtgcagtgtagtgtaggtgtatactgtactgtactgtgctgtagtgcagtgtagtgtaggtgtatactgtactgtactgtgctgtagtgtagtgtaggtgtatactgtactgtactgtgctgtagtgtagtgtagtgtaggtgtatactgtactgtgctgtagtgcagtgtaggtgTATAcggtactgtgctgtagtgtagtgtaggtgtatactgtattgtgctgtagtgtaggtGTATACGGTACtttgctgtagtgtagtgtaggtgtATACGGTACtttgctgtagtgtagtgtaggtgtatactgtactgtgctgtagtgtagtgtaggtgtatacggtactgtgctgtagtgtagtgtaggtgtatactgtactgtgctgtagtgtaggtgtatacggtactgtgctgtagtgtagtgtaggtgtatactgtactgtgctgtagtgtagtgtaggtgtatactgtactgtgctgtagtgtaggtgtatactgtactgtgctgtagtgtagtgtaggtgtatactgtactgtactgtgctgtagtgcagtgtagtgtaggtgtatactgtactgtgctgtagtgtagtgtaggtgtatactgtactgtgctgtagtgtaggtgtatacggtactgtgctgtagtgcagtgtagtgtaggtgtatactgtactgtactgtgctgtagtgtagtgtaggtgtatactgtactgtactgtgctgcagtgtagtgtagtgtaggtgtatactgtactgtactgtactgtgctgtagtgtagtgtagtgtaggtgtatactgtactgtgctgtagtgtagtgtaggtgtatactgtactgtgctgtagtgcagtgtaggtgTATAcggtactgtgctgtagtgtagtgtaggtgtatactgtactgtgctgtagtgtaggtgtatacggtactgtgctgtagtgtagtgtaggtgtatactgtactgtgctgtagtgtagtgtaggtgtatactgtactgtgctgtagtgtaggtgtatactgtactgtgctgtagtgtagtgtaggtgtatactgtactgtactgtgctgtagtgtagtgtaggtaTATAcggtactgtgctgtagtgtaggtgtatactgtactgtactgtgctgtagtgtagtgtaggtgtatactgtactgtgctgtagtgcagtgtaggtgtatactgtactgtgctgtagtgtaggtgtatactgtactgtgctgtagtgtagtgtaggtgtatacggtactgtgctgtagtgcagtgtagtgtaggtgtatactgtactgtactgtgctgtagtgtagtgtaggtgtatactgtactgtgctgtagtgcagtgtaggtgtatactgtactgtgctgtagtgtaggtgtatactgtactgtgctgtagtgtagtgtaggtgtatacggtactgtgctgtagtgcagtgtagtgtaggtgtatactgtactgtactgtgctgtagtgtagtgtagtgtaggtgtatactgtactgtactgtgctgtagtgtagtgtaggtgtatacggtactgtgctgtagtgcagtgtagtgtaggtgtatactgtactgtactgtgctgtagtgtagtgtaggtgtatactgtactgtgctgtagtgcagtgtaggtgtatactgtactgtgctgtagtgtaggtgtatactgtactgtgctgtagtgtagtgtaggtgtatactgtactgtactgtgctgcagtgtagtgtagtgtaggtgtatactgtactgtactgtgctgtagtgtagtgtagtgtaggtgtatactgtactgtgctgtagtgtagtgtaggtgtatactgtactgtgctgtagtgtaggtgtatactgtactgtgctgtagtgtagtgtaggtgtatactgtactgtactgtgctatagtgtagtgtaggtgtatactgtactgtactgtgctgcagtgtagtgtaggtgtatacggtactgtgctgtagtgcagtgtagtgtaagtgtatactgtactgtactgtgctgtagtgtagtgtagtgtaagtgtatactgtactgtactgtgctgtagtgtagtgtaggtgtatactgtactgtgctgtagtgtagtgtaggtgtatactgtactgtgctgtagtgtaggtgtatactgtactgtactgtgctgtagtgcagtgtaggtgtatactgtactgtgctgtagtgcagtgtagtgtaagtgtatactgtactgtactgtagtgcagtgtaccTGGCTAAAGGTGCGGTTGTTCTGCCGGTCGAGGTGGTCCAGGGGCTGCGCGATGCGGCCCTCCGTCAGCAGGGGGCGCCGTGCCGCCACACTGTGCAGCTGCTGCTTCACTCTGTGCCGCTGGGTCAGCAGGACACGCTGCTGTATCTGCCTGAGCACCCGGCCTGAGAGAGCCGCAGCGGGGCGAGGGGACGGGTGGTTGGAAGGAGGTAGGGGCATTGGAGAGATTATTCTTACTATTAATACTGCTGATCGGACAAGCTGAGGGTACGAGTGGTCGCATCTCGTGTCAAGGCAAGCGCACGCCAAGCGCTGAACCCACGCCACGCCGGCGGGACGCATCTCTGCCGTTCTGGGACGCTGACCTCGAATGCATCTTCCTCAGGCAcggctgtctttctttcttttctaaaatgtacttttctttttgtctCACTATTCCTGTCTTTTGCTCCCCTCATATTTCTGAATCTGAATTTGAGAGATAGCCTGACAGACACTTTAAATGCACACACATCTATACACCTGGAGATTGAtaccagacagacacagacagacatacagctAGAGAGATCAAtagactgattgactgactgattgatggATATTTAGATAGATCAACAGAAGGGGAGATAAGTGCCAGTGTACGGAAGAGAGAAAACTGAttctttctattatttattcatgtaattCGTTCTTTCATCAGAGTTTATGTAGTTGTATGATACACGACGTATTAATAGTATTGTTGTTATCAGATTATattcttattataattattagtatCTGTCTCAGTGGGACACTACGCTTACTCAAGGTAACATGAGCATTCAATTCACACCTACTCtcactcctccctctctccctctatttccatctctccatctctcttaatgtatgtatttatttatgcaaagAGTGAGAGTGATAAAGAGATATACTGGCAGAGTAAACTCAGTGCGCCAAAGACTTGCGACGTTGCGCTGATGTGTCATCGATAATCAGTCAGGTGATCGTGTCTGGCTGATCGATAATCGGAACTCACCCGACTGGACCGGACCGAGGAGCGAAAGCAGGAGCAGCAGACACCCGAACCGGACCGTGAGCAGCGCCATGGGAGCACAGGTACAATCAAAGCTGGGCTCTGTTTCAGTTCGTTTCATTGTGCAGGTAGTTGGTCGGAGATGTGTAGGTAACCCggcctctgtgtctgtctgtctctctgagcACACTGAGTATTAAtactgtgtgtgaatgtgtgtgtgtgtgagaaagagaaAGTGTCAGTGTATGAGTGTGGGAAagaatgtgtgtttctgtaggtgtgtgtgtgtgtgtgagagagagagagagagcgtcaCTATGTATGTGTTTCAGTATGTGCTTAAGAGAATTTgactgtgtacatgtgtgtcaatatttgtgtgtgtgtcctgctaTACTATACTCTGGCCAGCAGAGGGCGCCAGAGACCATTAATGAGCAGTGCTGTGTAAATCTGAATTCTGTACAGGAACAAGAGTTatataccacactgtcactgtactgcactgtactatagcacactgtcactgtactgtactgtactatagcacactgtcactatactgtactgcactgtactatagcacactgtcactatactgtactgtaccttaccacactgtcactgtactgcactgtactatagcacactgtcactatactgtactgtaccttaccacactgtcactgtactgcactgtactatagcacactgtcactgtactgtactgtactatagcacactgtcactatactgtactgcactgtactatagcacactgtcactgtactgtactgtactatagcacactgtcactatactgtactgcactgtactatagcacactgtcactatactgtactgtaccttaccacactgtcactgtactgcactgtactatagcacactgtcactatactgtactgtactatagcacactgtcactatactgtactgcactgtactatagcacactgtcactgtactgtactgtactatagcacactgtcactatactgtactgcactgtactatagcacactgtcactatactgtactgtaccttaccacactgtcactgtactgcactgtactatagcacactgtcactatactgtactgtaccttaccacactgtcactgtactgcactgtactatagcacactgtcactgtactgtactgtactatagcacactgtcactatactgtactgcactgtactatagcacactgtcactatactgtactgtaccttaccacactgtcactgtactgcactgtactatagcacactgtcactgtactgtactgtactatagcacactgtcactatactgtactgcactgtactatagcacactgtcactgtactgtactgtactatagcacactgtcactatactgtactgcactgtactatagcacactgtcactatactgtactgtaccttaccacactgtcactgtactgcactgtactatagcacactgtcactatactgtactgtaccttaccacactgtcactgtactgcactgtactatagcacactgtcactatactgtactgtaccttaccacactgtcactgtactgcactgtactatagcacactgtcactgtactgtactgtactatagcacactgtcactatactgtactgtaccttaccacactgtcactgtactgcactgtactatagcacactgtcactgtactgtactgtactatagcacactgtcactatactgtactgcactgtactatagcacactgtcactatactgtactgtaccttaccacactgtcactgtactgcactgtactatagcacactgtcactatactgtactgtaccttaccacactgtcactgtactgcactgtactatagcacactgtcactgtactgtactgtactatagcacactgtcactatactgtactgcactgtactatagcgcactgtcactgtactgtactgtactatagcacactgtcactatactgtactgcactgtactatagcacactgtcactatactgtactgtaccttaccacactgtcactgtactgcactgtactatagcacactgtcactgtactgtactgtactatagcacactgtcactatactgtactgtaccttaccacactgtcactgtactgcactgtactatagcacactgtcactgtactgtactgtactatagcacactgtcactatactgtactgcactgtactatagcacactgtcactatactgtactgtaccttaccacactgtcactgtactgcactgtactatagcacactgtcactatactgtactgtaccttaccacactgtcactgtactgcactgtactatagcacactgtcactgtactgtactgtactatagcacactgtcactgtactgcactgtaccttaccacactgtcactgtactgcattgtactatagcacactgtcactatactgtactgtaccttaccacactgtcactgtactgcactgtactatagcacactgtcactgtactgtactgtactatagcacactgtcactatactgtactgcactgtactatagcacactgtcactatactgtactgtaccttaccacactgtcactgtactgcactgtactatagcacactgtcactgtactgtactgtactatagcacactgtcactatactgtactgcactgtactatagcactatagcacactgtcactatactgtactgtaccttaccacactgtcactgtactgcactgtactatagcacactgtcactatactgtactgcactgtactatagcacactgtcactatactgtactgtaccttaccacactgtcactgtactgcactgtactatagcacactgtcactgtactgtactgtccagTATTGTACttcaccacactgtcactgtactgcactgtactataccacactgtcactatactgtactgtccaGTATTGTACTTTACCTCACTGTCACTTTTctgtacagtactgtactttactgcactgtcactgtactgtactatacttcaCCACAGTCACTATACTGTGACAGTACTGTACTtaaccacactgtcactgtgctgtgtgtctgcagtgtgtgtgtcagtgtgtgtgtttgtgtgtgtgtgtagggcttgtgtctgtgtgctgtggtACTCATTAGCTGCAGTGTGTTAACAAGAGGCAGCTGGACAGCCTGGGCTATTCTACAAACAGGTGTGTCCCTCagggcagagagagacagaagtggggagggagagggagaacagagagagggaaacaaagggagagggagagggaagggtGGTGGGAGGCAGTGAGGGAGGagtagtgagagagagagggagacccCCTGTATCCCTCCtgccctccctctttccctgtGGGGGAGCAGTGATGCACTGTGAGGTGTCTGCTGGTATGATATGATGAGCCATGTCTCTTGAGTGCGTTGCGTTGATGTGTTGTGTTGACTTCACACCTACCCTGAGAGgtactgtatttgtgtgtgtgttactgtctgTATTAGTGTGTAGAGGGAGAAAGAGGTTCAAACTGAGGCAGTGAAGAAAGAGAATAGTCATTGAGAGAGGGGGGGCAGTCAGAAAGAATGAGAAAatacagacagagggagggCAGCCCGATAAACACAAACCGATAGGAAGAtaaagagggaaagagggaaagaaagagggagagatcaAGCGGAGAGCAGGCGAGGGACatgcagacagagagacagacagagtggGAGGACGAGACGGTCAGAGACTGGGCGAGAGGGGGAagacggagagagggagagagggagattcTTTGCGTGGGCTCGGGGTCCTGGGAAAgtttatacagagagagagagagagagcgagagagggagcaaCTTGACTTTGATGCATACTTTGTCAATTATGTGAAAAAACTGTGTTCATTGTGGTAGTGTaatgtagtacagtgcagtatagtacatTATTGTATAGTTCAGAACATTGTTACATTATGTTACCCCTCTTTccaaccccctctctctctctctctccccctccattCTTTCATCTATCCCTTTCTCCCTCCTGCAAAGtcacactgaataacacacgcacacagacacactgaaacatacactgacacacgctATTGTGTTATTAGAACCACATGTGTTGCGTTAAAACACTTCAAACAGAACATGAAagtaagagagagggagaggggagagaaagagtcatctctcccctctccctctccttctcactctccctctctctctccctctctccagttGGGAGCTGGGCCGGGGGAGTGGGAGTGTGTGGAATGTGTGCCTGGTGGGCAGTGAGTCAGGAGTGGACTGCGGGGGAGAGTGGGGAGAGTGGATTAGTGGCAGGggctcagtgtgtgtttgtccgGCTCTTTACGCAGCACCccactgagagggagagagagagtatgcTTGTcagtgtgcgtgagtgtgtgtgtgtgtgtgtgtcagtgtgtataagaatgtgtgcgtgtgtgggtgtcagtgtgtgtctctctctctctctctctctccctccattctCTTTCTTTGAAATGCCAgctctctccctttccccaattctctctctccatctaatCTCTGCTCTCTGTCCCTCATCCCTTTCTCCCATTCCATCCCTTTtccctttccttctctctccctctctgcaggTCAGTGTTTGATGTGTGCTGGCCAAGAGAACAAGGCtgctgacactcacacacacacacacacacacacacacacacacacagacacacaggaatCGACAAACTACAACACACTCTTTGcttgagggagagggggagggagcagagggaaagagagaagagTGGGAAGGATATACAGATAGAGAGGAGGAGGTGAAAGAGGGGTAGAGGGTGAAGGGGTGAAATAAGGGATGGAAGTTTTTGTGaaaggttaaaaataaaaacaggtcaTCTTCTAtaaaaagacacagacagtataGAAACTCTCCCTCTGtcattccctccctccctctctctctccctctctgtctccctcccttcctccctccctccctgtctctcccatCAGTGTAAGCATTGAGGTCATTGCCGCAATCCTATACTAACACAATACACCACTctcacacagaccacacacaggcatacaatgACATACAATCGTGCGCACACACTGGTAActgatacaaacacacacacacacacgccattGGATAAGCATACTGCTCATGCACGCACCAACACACAGAGACGGCCACACATacgcactgaacacacacacacactaacacaaacagacacacactgggTCAGCACTGTCTGCTATAACACTTGGACATACAAACAGGATGTTGTGCCAGAGCACTTCCTGTTCCTGTTTCTGTACTCAGAGTGGCCTTCCTGTCAATGTACTGTggatactctctctctctctctctctctctcagctcaggGAGGGTGAGGGGCTCAAGAGTGTGTTTAGTGGGGTTGCACAAACACAGCCTCACCCCCCCACGAAGCAGGGCCTCAGACAGGAAGTGGGCgtcagtgtgagtcagtgtggcCTCCAGctcactctcacacatacacacacacacactcacacacatttgtACAATTGCCCGCATATGTACACGCATACtcacatacactgacacacacgcacatgcacacacatatacacacatacatccaCGTATACATGCCGGTAAGTCAGTGTGGAGAACTGTATAGGTCAGTGTAGTAAAGCACTATTCATTACAGGACCACTAGTCAGTAAAGTACAGCACTGATCATTGTGACGCAGTTCAGTGCTTC
Coding sequences within it:
- the prss16 gene encoding thymus-specific serine protease, coding for MALLTVRFGCLLLLLSLLGPVQSGRVLRQIQQRVLLTQRHRVKQQLHSVAARRPLLTEGRIAQPLDHLDRQNNRTFSQRYFVNLEFWHRSGGPVFLYIGGEGTLSEYSVLAGHHVSMAAQHSALLVSLEHRYYGQSAASTLDNDQLDTERLSQLSSQQALYDLMLFQQYICMLYGLTSRNTWISFGGSYAGSLSAWLRGKFPHLIYGAVASSAPVKAQLNFTEYNKVVAKSLSNPVVGGSDQCVLAVRQAFSVLDSALRSGRLSSVATDFQSCTALSDPADRRELLSSLAGIAMGAAQYDGQGVPLSIAQVCAIMGNSSSADAYTRLAQLAQAYLQQVGEPCLWSSFQQRLSELQDIRLQPGGVGERQWSYQTCTEFGYYQSCEDPSCPFSPLLTLQAQTQLCPLVFGVSEDRLASAVQFTNSYYGSDSPATYRVLYVNGDVDPWHVLSVLPGSSCCGGRGGGGEGSLALLIPGASHCADMAPPYLTDPPALREARQEIENHVANWLNAAELEAI